Proteins co-encoded in one Marinobacter qingdaonensis genomic window:
- the mgtE gene encoding magnesium transporter, translating into MTDILEKSQARQRLRSLSEALDSGALKQVARILNGGLSPSDIAHLLESSPPRQRALLWNLVDKQLEGEVLQYLSDDIRGYFLSQLNAQELADIIEDFESDDLADLLQQLPDTVIQEVLDTMDEQDRQRVEEVLSYPEDTAGGLMNTDTITVRPDISIDVVLRYLRRHRNLPPMTDSLIVVSRRDEFIGMLPITKMLVSNPAATVREVMDTDIEPIPVTLSDTKVATLFERYDLISAPVVNDDGRLLGRITIDDVVDVIREDADHSLMSMAGLDEDEDTFAPIWKTTRRRAVWLGINLITAFIASGVIGLFEETITKVVALAVLMPIVASMGGIAGSQTLTLVIRGMAVGQISGANVGWLLNREFLSGALNGVFWAVVVATAASVWFQDLLIGAIIAAALIINLVAAALVGTVLPLFLKSRNIDPALAGSVILTTVTDVVGFMAFLGLATIFYA; encoded by the coding sequence ATGACCGATATTCTGGAAAAAAGCCAGGCCCGCCAGCGCCTTCGCTCCCTGAGCGAAGCCCTGGACAGTGGCGCCTTGAAACAGGTTGCCCGCATCCTGAATGGCGGCTTGAGCCCCAGTGATATCGCCCACCTGCTGGAATCGTCGCCCCCGCGCCAGCGTGCCCTGCTCTGGAACCTGGTGGACAAGCAACTGGAAGGCGAAGTCCTCCAGTACCTGAGCGACGACATCCGGGGCTACTTCCTGAGCCAGCTGAATGCCCAGGAACTGGCCGACATCATCGAGGACTTCGAATCCGACGACCTCGCCGACTTACTGCAGCAGCTGCCGGACACGGTCATCCAGGAAGTCCTGGACACCATGGACGAGCAGGACCGACAGCGGGTCGAGGAAGTCCTGTCCTACCCGGAGGACACCGCCGGCGGTCTGATGAACACGGACACCATCACGGTGCGTCCGGACATCAGCATTGACGTTGTCCTGCGTTACCTGCGCCGGCACCGGAACCTGCCCCCGATGACCGACAGCCTGATCGTGGTCAGCCGACGGGACGAATTCATCGGCATGCTGCCGATCACCAAGATGCTGGTGTCCAACCCGGCGGCCACGGTGCGCGAGGTGATGGACACCGACATCGAGCCGATCCCGGTGACCCTGTCCGACACCAAGGTCGCGACCCTGTTCGAACGCTACGACCTGATTTCCGCACCGGTGGTGAACGACGACGGCCGGCTGCTCGGGCGCATCACCATCGATGACGTGGTTGACGTTATCCGGGAAGATGCCGACCACTCGCTGATGAGTATGGCCGGTCTGGATGAGGACGAGGATACCTTCGCCCCGATCTGGAAAACCACGCGGCGCCGGGCGGTCTGGCTGGGCATCAACCTGATCACCGCATTCATTGCCTCGGGGGTCATCGGCCTGTTCGAGGAAACCATCACCAAGGTGGTGGCCCTGGCGGTTCTGATGCCCATCGTCGCCAGCATGGGCGGCATTGCCGGCAGCCAGACCCTGACCCTGGTAATCCGGGGCATGGCCGTGGGCCAAATCAGCGGCGCCAACGTTGGCTGGCTGCTCAACCGGGAGTTCCTGTCCGGCGCCCTTAACGGCGTGTTCTGGGCGGTGGTGGTGGCAACCGCGGCCTCGGTCTGGTTCCAGGACCTGCTGATCGGCGCCATCATAGCCGCCGCCCTGATCATCAACCTGGTGGCCGCGGCGTTGGTGGGTACGGTCTTGCCCCTGTTCCTGAAATCCCGGAACATTGATCCGGCCCTGGCTGGCAGCGTCATCCTCACCACCGTGACCGACGTGGTCGGCTTCATGGCGTTTCTCGGCCTGGCCACCATTTTTTACGCCTAG
- a CDS encoding HPr family phosphocarrier protein — MIRRPITIINKLGLHARATAKLVATASEFDSSVRISGKGREVDAKNIMQVMMLAASQGTDVELIAEGPDEESAIEALTDLINDYFGEGG; from the coding sequence ATGATTCGCCGCCCCATCACCATCATCAACAAGCTGGGCCTGCACGCCCGGGCCACTGCCAAGCTGGTGGCCACCGCCTCCGAGTTCGACAGCAGCGTTCGCATCAGCGGCAAAGGCCGGGAAGTGGATGCCAAGAACATCATGCAGGTCATGATGCTGGCAGCCAGCCAGGGCACCGACGTGGAGCTGATCGCCGAAGGACCGGACGAGGAGTCCGCCATCGAGGCCCTCACCGACCTGATCAACGACTATTTTGGTGAAGGCGGCTGA
- the ptsN gene encoding PTS IIA-like nitrogen regulatory protein PtsN → MSDTSLTIDNILAPELSLCRVPASSKKRVLESIAERIHEHDGALSESQIFNNLIARERLGSTGIGQGIAIPHCRLEGLEHVVGVLMTLEESIEFDAIDNQPVDLVFALVVPKEATSEHLELLSQLAEKFNDRTFCDRLRQCDDANTLYQRMTAASE, encoded by the coding sequence ATGAGCGACACATCCCTGACCATAGACAACATCCTGGCACCGGAGCTGAGCCTCTGCCGGGTCCCGGCTTCCAGCAAGAAACGGGTTCTGGAGTCCATCGCCGAGCGTATCCATGAGCACGACGGTGCGCTCAGCGAATCCCAGATTTTCAACAACCTGATCGCGAGGGAGCGCCTGGGAAGCACTGGTATCGGCCAGGGCATTGCCATTCCGCACTGTCGCCTGGAAGGTCTGGAGCACGTCGTTGGCGTGTTGATGACGCTGGAAGAGAGCATCGAGTTTGACGCCATCGACAATCAGCCGGTGGACCTGGTCTTTGCCCTGGTGGTGCCCAAGGAAGCCACCAGCGAGCACCTGGAACTGCTCAGCCAGCTGGCGGAAAAGTTCAACGACCGCACCTTCTGCGATCGCCTCCGGCAATGCGACGACGCCAACACCCTGTATCAGCGCATGACCGCGGCAAGCGAGTAA
- the hpf gene encoding ribosome hibernation promoting factor produces MQLNISGHHVELTPALKDYVSDKFEKLERHFDHISNCQVTLQVQKVRQMAEATLHVVGGEIHAKAENEDMYAAIDGLIDKLDRQILKHKEKNVDRMHGNGGR; encoded by the coding sequence ATGCAACTCAACATTTCAGGCCACCACGTAGAACTGACTCCCGCACTGAAGGATTACGTCTCGGATAAATTTGAGAAACTGGAGCGTCACTTCGACCACATCAGCAACTGCCAGGTAACCCTCCAGGTGCAGAAGGTGCGTCAGATGGCGGAAGCAACGCTGCACGTGGTTGGTGGTGAGATTCACGCAAAGGCAGAAAACGAGGACATGTACGCGGCCATTGACGGGCTGATTGACAAGCTGGACCGCCAGATCCTCAAGCACAAGGAAAAGAATGTAGACCGGATGCACGGCAACGGCGGCCGCTAG
- the rapZ gene encoding RNase adapter RapZ, whose product MKLIIVSGRSGSGKSTALHVLEDLGYYCIDNLPIGLLFPLTREAAEQSSPGRLKKMAVSIDARNLSGELANFEDIYGQLQQTGVSIEVIFLDADEQSLLQRFHATRRKHPLSDDKTSLREAISNEKKLLEPLSKLSDLHVNTTGMSMYELRDMVKQRVVGRKDQELALLFQSFGFKHGVPLDSDYVFDVRCLPNPYWDNSLRKFVGTDQPVIDFLEKEPASRQMIDDLIAFLENWLPSFAASNRSYMTISIGCTGGQHRSVYVSEQLCAHFRKNYSNVQVRHTELPHLQTRGEI is encoded by the coding sequence ATGAAACTGATCATCGTAAGTGGCCGATCCGGTTCCGGAAAGAGTACTGCCCTTCACGTTCTTGAGGACCTCGGTTACTACTGCATCGACAATCTGCCGATCGGCCTGCTGTTTCCCCTCACCCGGGAAGCGGCGGAGCAGAGCTCGCCCGGCCGCCTGAAAAAGATGGCGGTCAGCATCGACGCCCGCAACCTGTCCGGCGAACTGGCCAACTTCGAGGACATCTATGGCCAGTTGCAGCAAACCGGCGTGTCCATTGAGGTGATCTTCCTCGACGCCGACGAGCAGTCCCTACTCCAGCGTTTCCACGCCACCCGCCGCAAGCACCCGCTCAGTGATGACAAGACCTCACTGCGCGAGGCCATCAGCAACGAGAAGAAACTGCTGGAGCCCCTGTCCAAGCTGTCCGACCTGCACGTCAACACCACCGGCATGTCCATGTACGAGCTTCGGGACATGGTCAAGCAGCGGGTGGTCGGCCGGAAGGATCAGGAGCTGGCCTTGCTGTTCCAGTCTTTCGGTTTCAAGCACGGCGTGCCCCTGGACTCGGATTACGTCTTCGACGTGCGCTGCCTGCCCAACCCTTACTGGGACAACAGCCTGCGGAAGTTCGTCGGTACCGATCAGCCGGTCATCGACTTCCTGGAAAAGGAACCCGCCAGCCGGCAGATGATCGACGACCTGATCGCGTTCCTGGAGAACTGGCTGCCCTCGTTCGCCGCCAGCAACCGCAGCTACATGACCATCTCAATCGGCTGCACCGGCGGCCAGCACCGCTCGGTCTACGTCAGCGAGCAGCTGTGCGCCCATTTCCGGAAGAACTACAGCAACGTTCAGGTTCGCCACACGGAATTGCCGCACCTGCAGACCCGGGGAGAGATCTGA
- a CDS encoding RNA polymerase factor sigma-54, with translation MKASLQLKLGQSLTMTPQLQQAIRLLQLSTLDLQQEIQQALESNPMLETSEDDDQSDSDASANDSNSEQDSSTSDTGTETAADTSSDWDESENGPDWSSENDIPDNIPDDLPVDTAWDDIYQSAPAPAARNDDENDHDFETRNSPTETLQDHLEWQLNLTPLSERDQAIAHALMDAVDDRGYLTSALEDIHAGLVDDSEEDPLELDEVEAVLHRLQHFDPPGVFARDLQECLLIQLNQLPPETPWLAQARLVITHYINLLGNRDYAQLLRRSRLKEDQLREVLTLITGLNPRPGDVIDRAEPDYVIPDVMVRKHNGRWRVELNPEIAPRIRVNASYASLIRRADSSADNTYMRDQLQEAKWFIKSLQSRNETLLKVATRIVEHQQGFLDHGEEAMKPLILSDIAQAVEMHESTISRVTTQKYMHTPRGIFELKYFFSSHVSTDEGGECSSTAIRAMIKKLIAAETPKKPLSDSKIAAMLGDQGIKVARRTVAKYREAMHIPPSNERKRLV, from the coding sequence ATGAAAGCCTCATTACAGTTAAAGCTGGGTCAAAGCCTGACCATGACGCCCCAGCTGCAACAGGCGATCCGGCTACTACAGCTATCCACACTCGACCTCCAGCAGGAAATCCAGCAGGCGCTGGAATCCAACCCAATGCTGGAAACCTCGGAAGACGACGACCAGTCGGATTCGGACGCCTCCGCCAACGACAGCAACAGCGAGCAGGACAGCTCGACGTCGGACACCGGCACCGAGACCGCCGCCGACACCAGTTCCGACTGGGACGAATCGGAGAACGGACCGGACTGGAGTTCGGAGAATGACATCCCGGACAACATCCCCGACGACCTTCCGGTCGACACGGCCTGGGACGACATCTACCAGTCCGCGCCGGCACCGGCCGCGCGCAACGACGACGAGAACGACCACGACTTCGAAACCCGCAACTCACCCACCGAGACCCTGCAGGACCACCTGGAGTGGCAGTTGAACCTGACGCCCCTGAGCGAGCGGGACCAGGCCATCGCCCACGCCCTGATGGACGCCGTGGACGATCGTGGCTACCTGACCAGCGCCCTGGAAGACATCCACGCCGGGCTGGTGGACGACAGCGAAGAGGATCCGCTGGAGCTGGACGAGGTGGAAGCGGTGCTGCATCGGCTGCAGCACTTCGACCCACCCGGTGTCTTCGCCCGGGACCTGCAGGAATGCCTGCTGATCCAGCTCAATCAACTGCCGCCGGAGACCCCCTGGCTGGCCCAGGCCCGCCTCGTGATCACCCACTACATCAACCTGCTGGGCAACCGGGATTACGCCCAGTTGCTGCGCCGCAGTCGCCTCAAGGAGGATCAGCTGCGGGAGGTCCTGACCCTGATCACCGGACTGAATCCGCGCCCGGGCGACGTCATTGACCGGGCCGAACCGGACTATGTGATCCCCGATGTCATGGTGCGCAAGCACAACGGCCGGTGGCGGGTGGAGCTCAATCCGGAAATTGCCCCGCGCATTCGCGTCAATGCCAGCTATGCTTCTCTTATAAGGCGTGCGGACAGCAGTGCAGACAACACCTACATGCGGGACCAACTGCAGGAAGCGAAATGGTTCATCAAGAGCCTGCAGAGCCGGAACGAGACGCTCCTGAAAGTTGCCACCCGCATCGTTGAGCATCAGCAGGGATTTCTGGATCATGGCGAGGAAGCCATGAAGCCCCTGATTTTGTCGGACATTGCCCAGGCGGTTGAGATGCACGAATCGACGATTTCCCGGGTCACCACCCAGAAATACATGCACACGCCGCGGGGCATCTTCGAGCTCAAGTACTTTTTCTCCAGCCATGTCAGTACCGACGAAGGTGGGGAATGTTCTTCGACCGCCATCCGTGCAATGATCAAGAAACTGATTGCAGCGGAAACCCCGAAAAAGCCATTGAGCGACAGTAAAATTGCCGCCATGCTAGGGGACCAGGGAATCAAGGTGGCGCGACGGACCGTCGCCAAGTACCGGGAAGCGATGCATATTCCACCGTCCAACGAAAGAAAAAGACTGGTCTAG